Proteins from a single region of Pseudomonas sp. BSw22131:
- a CDS encoding FUSC family protein, with translation MTSLLRRITHLPWRREFNGWARSDGVTWVYIFKVLIAAFLTYWLAMRLELPQPRTAMITVFIVMQPQSGHVFAKSFYRLLGTLAGSVVMVLLMALFAQNSELFLGSLTLWVGLCCAGAARYRNFRAYGFVLAGYTAAMTGLPALAHPETSFMAAMWRVLEISLGIACSTLVTAAILPQSAGASMRNALYQRFGVFAAFVNDGLRGTTDPAAFEAHNVRFIAEAVGLEGLRAVTVFEDPHMRRRNGRLNRLNSEFMTLTTRFNALHQLLERLRSRDETVVLNAIEPGLKALVDRLTPFADRPLIDADAAVLARQLSAFKSELPEHVRSLRAEFMRHAPSDDQQLDFHTAYELLYRFVEDMHDYAQTHASLADHNHEREKWVEPFVPKTNWMACAASGIRATFILGVMSVYWVATAWPSGATMTMVSAATVALSATTPNPRRMAFQMACGTGLGAVLGFFETFFVFPQIDGFALLCMVLAPVFMLGAFLTSRPQWAGYGLGLLIFFCIGSAPDNLTVYNPYAFINDYIAMVVGMLLCAAAGAIILPPNSRWLWSRLEDDLRRQVVFAISAPLRGMRSGFESRTRDLMHQAYGLAAGRPEVQRSALRWMFVVLEIGQAIIELRREQTLLPVHPSYAESQHWRQAIRAMGRSLIRLFIQPDGSNLSRSLRAVDHAINCVAHTDEPFAPHFDTSPLRRVKSHLHFIRTSLLDPQSPLAAYAPHHEPQGLLHAP, from the coding sequence ATGACTTCCCTCCTGCGGCGCATCACCCACCTCCCATGGCGCCGTGAATTCAACGGTTGGGCGCGCAGCGATGGCGTGACCTGGGTCTACATCTTCAAAGTCCTGATTGCGGCTTTTCTCACCTATTGGCTGGCGATGCGTCTGGAGTTGCCGCAACCGCGTACGGCGATGATCACCGTGTTCATCGTTATGCAGCCCCAGAGCGGGCATGTATTCGCCAAGAGTTTTTATCGCCTGCTCGGCACGCTGGCGGGGTCGGTGGTGATGGTGTTGCTGATGGCCTTGTTCGCGCAGAACAGCGAGCTGTTTCTCGGCAGCCTGACGCTCTGGGTGGGCCTATGCTGCGCCGGTGCTGCGCGTTATCGCAACTTTCGCGCCTATGGTTTTGTGCTCGCCGGCTACACCGCCGCCATGACCGGCTTACCCGCCCTGGCGCACCCGGAAACTTCGTTCATGGCGGCCATGTGGCGGGTGCTCGAAATTTCCCTCGGCATTGCCTGTTCGACACTCGTCACCGCCGCGATCCTGCCGCAAAGCGCCGGTGCGTCTATGCGCAACGCGCTGTATCAGCGCTTCGGCGTGTTCGCCGCGTTCGTCAATGATGGCCTGCGCGGTACCACGGATCCGGCGGCGTTCGAGGCCCATAACGTGCGCTTTATCGCTGAGGCCGTAGGGCTGGAAGGTTTGCGCGCGGTCACGGTGTTCGAAGACCCGCACATGCGACGGCGCAACGGTCGTCTCAATAGATTGAATAGCGAATTCATGACCCTCACCACGCGCTTCAACGCGCTGCACCAATTGCTGGAGCGGCTGCGTAGCCGGGACGAAACGGTGGTGCTCAATGCGATAGAGCCGGGACTCAAGGCGCTGGTGGACAGGTTGACGCCATTTGCCGACCGGCCGCTGATCGATGCGGATGCAGCGGTGTTGGCCCGCCAACTGAGTGCGTTCAAGAGCGAGCTGCCGGAACACGTGCGTTCGCTGCGCGCCGAGTTCATGAGGCATGCGCCAAGCGATGATCAGCAGCTGGATTTTCACACCGCCTACGAGCTGCTTTATCGCTTCGTCGAAGACATGCATGACTACGCGCAAACCCATGCCTCACTGGCGGATCACAACCATGAGCGGGAAAAGTGGGTCGAACCGTTCGTGCCGAAAACCAACTGGATGGCGTGCGCGGCATCCGGCATCCGCGCCACCTTCATTCTGGGGGTGATGTCGGTCTACTGGGTGGCGACCGCCTGGCCGAGTGGCGCCACCATGACGATGGTTTCTGCGGCGACCGTCGCGCTCTCTGCGACCACGCCAAACCCGCGACGCATGGCGTTTCAGATGGCATGCGGTACGGGATTGGGGGCCGTGCTGGGCTTTTTCGAGACGTTTTTCGTGTTCCCGCAGATCGATGGTTTTGCACTGTTGTGCATGGTGCTGGCGCCGGTATTCATGCTCGGCGCCTTTCTCACCTCGCGCCCTCAGTGGGCGGGGTATGGCCTGGGTTTGTTGATCTTCTTTTGCATCGGATCGGCCCCGGACAACCTGACCGTCTACAACCCATATGCATTCATCAACGACTACATCGCCATGGTCGTCGGCATGCTGCTGTGCGCGGCGGCGGGGGCGATCATTCTTCCGCCCAACAGTCGCTGGTTGTGGTCGCGGCTTGAGGATGACCTGCGTCGGCAAGTGGTGTTTGCGATCAGTGCGCCGCTGCGCGGCATGCGCTCGGGCTTCGAGAGCCGCACGCGTGACTTGATGCATCAAGCCTACGGTCTGGCGGCGGGGCGGCCCGAGGTGCAGCGCAGTGCGTTGCGCTGGATGTTCGTGGTGCTGGAAATCGGTCAGGCGATCATCGAGTTGCGCCGCGAGCAAACGCTGCTGCCGGTGCACCCCAGCTACGCCGAATCGCAGCACTGGCGTCAGGCGATCCGGGCCATGGGGCGCTCGCTGATCCGTCTGTTCATACAGCCCGATGGCAGCAATCTGTCGCGTAGTTTGAGGGCCGTCGACCATGCGATCAATTGCGTGGCGCATACCGATGAGCCCTTCGCGCCGCACTTCGACACCTCGCCGCTACGCCGGGTCAAAAGCCACCTGCATTTCATTCGCACCTCGCTGCTCGATCCGCAATCGCCGCTCGCCGCCTACGCCCCTCACCACGAGCCGCAAGGACTTCTGCATGCCCCGTGA
- a CDS encoding DUF1656 domain-containing protein, with translation MPREIAFNGVYMPTVTVMFVVAMVIAWALDRLMAGFDLYRFFWHPALLRLSLFSCIFAAMALTVYR, from the coding sequence ATGCCCCGTGAAATTGCTTTCAATGGCGTTTACATGCCCACCGTGACAGTGATGTTCGTGGTCGCGATGGTCATCGCCTGGGCATTGGATCGGCTGATGGCCGGGTTCGATCTGTACCGTTTCTTCTGGCATCCGGCGCTGCTGCGTCTGAGCCTGTTCAGCTGCATTTTTGCCGCCATGGCGCTCACTGTTTACCGTTGA
- a CDS encoding efflux RND transporter periplasmic adaptor subunit — translation MKKLFSLIATLLVLALALWLGRSLWVHYMDTPWTRDGRVRADVINVAADVTGTVVDVPVRDNQQVKKGDLLMQIDPEHYQLAVKQAQALVASRKATWEMRKVNASRRADMDNLVISAESREDASNVASSAQADYQLAQAQLEAAELNLKRTRVLAAVDGYVTNLNVHRGDYARIGEAKMAVVDMNSFWVYGFFEETKLPHVKVGDPADMQLMSGEVIKGHVESIARAIYDRDNPESRELIADVNPTFNWVRLAQRVPVHIHLDSVPAGVVLAAGITCTVIVNPETARSTL, via the coding sequence ATGAAAAAGCTTTTCAGTCTGATCGCTACGTTGTTGGTGCTCGCGTTGGCCCTGTGGTTAGGCCGGTCGTTATGGGTTCACTACATGGACACGCCCTGGACCCGCGACGGACGGGTACGTGCCGACGTGATCAACGTTGCCGCTGATGTGACCGGCACCGTGGTCGATGTGCCGGTGCGTGATAACCAGCAGGTAAAAAAGGGCGATCTGTTGATGCAGATTGATCCCGAGCACTATCAGTTGGCGGTCAAGCAGGCGCAGGCGCTGGTTGCCTCGCGCAAAGCGACGTGGGAGATGCGTAAGGTCAACGCGAGCCGCCGTGCGGACATGGACAATCTGGTGATATCGGCCGAAAGCCGGGAAGACGCCTCCAACGTCGCCAGCTCCGCTCAAGCCGATTACCAGTTGGCCCAGGCGCAACTGGAGGCCGCCGAACTCAACCTCAAACGCACCCGCGTGCTGGCCGCGGTCGATGGCTACGTCACTAACCTCAATGTGCATCGGGGCGATTACGCGCGCATCGGCGAGGCCAAGATGGCGGTCGTCGACATGAATTCGTTCTGGGTTTATGGCTTCTTCGAGGAGACCAAGTTGCCTCACGTGAAGGTGGGCGATCCGGCAGACATGCAGCTAATGAGCGGTGAGGTCATCAAAGGCCACGTCGAAAGCATCGCCCGCGCCATCTACGACCGCGACAACCCCGAGAGCCGCGAGTTGATTGCCGACGTCAACCCGACGTTCAACTGGGTGCGACTGGCGCAGCGCGTGCCGGTACATATCCATCTGGATTCCGTACCGGCGGGCGTGGTGTTGGCGGCGGGGATCACGTGTACGGTGATTGTGAATCCTGAAACGGCCCGTTCGACGTTGTAA
- a CDS encoding SDR family oxidoreductase, giving the protein MPVVLITGCSSGMGRAMADAFKSAGYSVWATARKSEDVAQLSAAGFTGIELDVNDAAGIDRLVAALEQHNTTIDVLINNAGYGGIGPLLDGGVEAIRRQFETNVFSIVGVTRALFPALRRSKGLVVNIGSVSGVLVTPFAGAYCASKAAVHGMNEALRLELAPFGIRVMEVQPGAIDTQFANTARREAEQVIHEGSAWWPLRDSILARANASQNNPTPVAHFAQDVLKAVQKAKPPRLLRSGNGSRALPLLERLLPKGLLDRILSKRFGLNGRL; this is encoded by the coding sequence ATGCCCGTTGTTCTCATTACCGGTTGCTCCAGTGGCATGGGTCGCGCCATGGCCGACGCTTTCAAGTCGGCCGGCTACAGCGTCTGGGCCACAGCACGTAAATCTGAAGACGTTGCCCAACTCAGCGCAGCGGGTTTTACCGGTATAGAACTGGACGTCAATGACGCAGCGGGGATTGACCGGCTAGTGGCTGCACTTGAGCAGCACAACACAACAATCGACGTGCTGATCAATAACGCAGGCTATGGCGGTATCGGTCCATTACTCGACGGCGGTGTGGAAGCGATCCGCAGGCAATTTGAAACCAACGTGTTCTCAATCGTCGGCGTGACGCGCGCGTTGTTCCCGGCCCTTCGCCGCAGCAAAGGACTGGTCGTCAACATCGGCAGCGTTTCGGGTGTGCTGGTGACACCTTTTGCTGGCGCTTACTGCGCTTCCAAAGCCGCCGTGCACGGGATGAACGAGGCGCTACGCCTTGAGCTGGCACCCTTCGGCATCCGGGTAATGGAAGTGCAGCCCGGCGCCATCGACACACAATTCGCCAATACCGCAAGGCGCGAAGCCGAGCAGGTCATTCATGAGGGCTCGGCGTGGTGGCCTTTACGGGACAGCATTCTCGCCCGCGCCAACGCCTCGCAAAACAACCCGACGCCTGTCGCCCATTTCGCGCAGGACGTGCTCAAGGCCGTGCAAAAAGCCAAACCGCCACGTCTGCTGAGGTCCGGCAATGGCAGCCGCGCGTTGCCATTGCTGGAGCGCTTGCTGCCCAAGGGCTTGCTGGATCGGATACTGAGCAAGCGCTTCGGACTGAACGGCAGGCTGTAA
- a CDS encoding multidrug transporter produces the protein MIFGAILLLTWLVLLLRYPAKALPVSLAAALGLGLVALFVVWEDSRDAQRLERLQLRMDYAPQQCPIGRPLLVLIDNGNKVALSELRWKVAAYTPGDTVNLAEDTYTAPRYRGPGELLPGSQWQDCLPLPPLRAGYRPQTLEFRAERLQGKFSD, from the coding sequence ATGATTTTCGGCGCCATACTTTTGCTCACCTGGCTTGTGCTGCTTTTGCGTTATCCGGCCAAGGCGTTGCCGGTCTCACTGGCGGCGGCATTGGGCCTGGGGCTGGTCGCCTTGTTTGTGGTGTGGGAAGACAGCCGCGACGCACAGCGCCTTGAACGGCTGCAATTGCGTATGGACTACGCGCCGCAGCAGTGCCCGATTGGTCGGCCGTTGCTGGTCTTGATCGACAACGGCAACAAGGTGGCGTTGAGTGAATTGCGCTGGAAAGTGGCCGCGTACACACCGGGCGACACCGTCAATCTCGCTGAAGACACCTACACCGCACCGCGCTACCGAGGCCCGGGCGAGCTGCTGCCCGGCAGTCAATGGCAGGATTGCCTGCCGCTGCCGCCACTGCGCGCAGGCTACCGGCCGCAAACGCTGGAGTTTCGTGCCGAACGCTTGCAGGGCAAGTTTTCGGATTAA